In one Nostoc sp. KVJ3 genomic region, the following are encoded:
- a CDS encoding RNA-guided endonuclease InsQ/TnpB family protein, which produces MSGRQRRFRKDCDHVLSKRLARSVSSGATLVFEDLTNIRGRAKMRKVQRRRLHGWSFQQFQAFVIYKTEARGVSVGFVDPRYTSQKCSQCGHIERGNRPSQAEFRCKKCEYECHADYNAAINIREDFLKLRAAVNQPIVVCPEMGT; this is translated from the coding sequence CTGTCGGGCAGACAGAGACGTTTCAGAAAAGACTGCGACCATGTGCTGAGTAAGCGACTGGCTCGGTCTGTAAGCAGTGGCGCAACATTGGTTTTTGAAGACCTCACGAATATTCGCGGTCGAGCCAAGATGAGGAAGGTTCAGCGCCGTAGATTGCATGGATGGAGTTTCCAGCAGTTCCAGGCATTCGTCATCTACAAAACCGAAGCCAGGGGCGTAAGTGTGGGCTTTGTTGACCCACGCTACACGTCTCAGAAGTGCAGCCAGTGTGGACACATTGAGCGCGGCAATCGCCCGTCTCAGGCTGAATTTCGGTGCAAGAAGTGTGAGTACGAGTGCCATGCAGATTACAACGCTGCGATCAATATTCGTGAGGACTTTCTAAAACTTCGGGCTGCGGTCAATCAGCCTATTGTGGTCTGTCCAGAAATGGGAACTTGA